In Zea mays cultivar B73 chromosome 7, Zm-B73-REFERENCE-NAM-5.0, whole genome shotgun sequence, the following proteins share a genomic window:
- the LOC542082 gene encoding DNA methyl transferase 1 isoform X1, whose product MQHNRAGAGAAAGDMVKTPRSPVTTGTRRCRAKPQKKEEESTENNKLENGPLDATEEVHHGVEKGDGHVTRKRPRRAAACSDFKEKSIRLSEKKSVVMVKKNRMEEEEVDAVNLTKLGPEDPPPCRKLIDFILHDAEGNPQPFEMSEIDDFFITALIMPMDDDLEKERERGVRCEGFGRIEDWNISGYDEGTPVIWVSTDVADYECVKPSTNYKSYFDHFYEKAQVCVEVFKKLAKSVGGNPNQGLDELLASVVRSTNAMKGYSGTMSKDLVISIGEFVYNQLVGLDETSNNDDEKFATLPVLLSLRDQCRSRVELTKLPSNFSNTSLKIKDSECDETAEDDDDAKLARLLQQEEEWKMMKKQRGRRGTPSQKNVYIKISEAEIANDYPLPAYYKPFSQEMDEYIFDSDDSIFSDDVPVRILNNWTLYNADSRLISLELIPMKSGAENDVVVFGSGFMRDDDGSCCSTAESVKSSSSSSKADQLDAGIPIYLSPIKEWIIEFGGSMICITIRTDVAWYKLRQPTKQYAPWCEPVLKTARLAVSIITLLKEQSRASKLSFADVIRKVAEFDKGNPAFISSNITLVERYIVVHGQIILQQFADFPDETIRRSAFVSGLLLKMEQRRHTKLVMKKKTQVMRGENLNPSAAMGPASRKKAMRATTTRLINRIWSDYYAHHFPEDSKEGDGNEIKEIDDEQEENEDEDAEDEGQIEENISKTPPSTRSRKLLSQTCKEIRWEGETSGKTLSGETLYKCAYVRELRIPVGGTVALEDDSGDTVMCFVEYMFQKVDGSKMVHGRILQKGSQTILDNAANEREVFLTNDCLEFKLDDIKELVMVDIQSRPWGHKYRKENSEADKVEQVKAEERKKKGQPMVYFCKSLYWPEKGAFFALSRDKMGLGSGLCSSCDNIEPDSDELKIFSKTSFVYRKVTYNVNEFLYISPDFFAEDEDRATFKAGRNVGLKPYAVCQILSIPEGAGSKKLNPASANISARRFYRPDDISSAKAYASDIREVYYSEDVIDVPVDMIEGKCEVRKKNDLASSDLPVMFEHVFFCELIYDRASGALKQLPPNVRFMSMVQRTSALKKNKGKQICEPDQIDSGKWLDVPKENRLATLDIFAGCGGLSEGLQQAGVSFTKWAIEYEEPAGEAFNKNHPEAVVFVDNCNVILKAIMDKCGDTDDCVSTSEAAEQAAKLPEVNINNLPVPGEVEFINGGPPCQGFSGMNRFNQSPWSKVQCEMILAFLSFAEYFRPRFFLLENVRNFVSFNKGQTFRLAVASLLEMGYQVRFGILEAGAFGVAQSRKRAFIWAAAPGEMLPDWPEPMHVFASPELKITLPDGQYYAAARSTAGGAPFRAITVRDTVGDLPKVGNGASKLTLEYGGEPVSWFQKKIRGNMMVLNDHISKEMNELNLIRCQHIPKRPGCDWHDLPDEKVKLSNGQMADLIPWCLPNTAKRHNQWKGLYGRLDWEGNFPTSVTDPQPMGKVGMCFHPDQDRIITVRECARSQGFPDSYEFAGNIQNKHRQIGNAVPPPLAYALGRKLKEAVDKRQEASAGVPAP is encoded by the exons ATGCAACACAaccgtgctggtgctggtgctgctgct GGTGACATGGTGAAAACTCCGAGATCTCCTGTTACCACAG GAACAAGAAGATGCAGAGCAAAGCCACAAAAGAAGGAAGAGGAATCCACAGAAAACAACAAGCTGGAGAATGGACCTCTGGATGCAACAGAAGAGGTGCATCATGGAGTCGAAAAAGGTGATGGACATGTTACCCGCAAGAGACCAAGGAGAGCAGCGGCCTGTTCTGATTTCAAAGAGAAATCCATACGCTTATCCGAAAAAAAATCTGTTGTTATGGTCAAGAAGAATCGGATGGAGGAGGAAGAAGTAGATGCTGTCAATCTTACAAAACTTGGACCAGAAGATCCACCACCTTGCCGGAAGTTGATCGATTTTATCTTGCATGATGCAGAAGGGAACCCACAACCCTTTGAAATGTCAGAAATTGATGACTTCTTTATAACAGCTCTTATCATGCCCATGGATGATGATCTAGAAAAAGAGCGTGAAAGAGGAgtacgctgtgaaggatttgggcGAATTGAGGACTGGAATATTTCTGGTTATGATGAAGGTACTCCTGTAATCTGGGTGTCAACTGATGTTGCTGACTATGAATGTGTGAAACCATCAACCAATTACAAATCTTATTTTGACCACTTCTATGAGAAGGCTCAGGTGTGTGTTGAAGTTTTCAAAAAGCTTGCAAAATCAGTTGGTGGGAATCCTAACCAGGGCCTGGATGAATTGCTTGCTAGTGTTGTTCGGTCAACCAATGCCATGAAAGGATATAGTGGAACCATGAGCAAAGATTTGGTGATATCCATTGGAGAATTTGTATACAATCAACTTGTTGGTTTGGATGAGACATCAAACAATGATGATGAAAAGTTTGCTACCCTGCCAGTTCTTCTTTCTCTAAGAGACCAGTGCAGATCTAGGGTGGAACTGACCAAGTTGCCCTCTAACTTCTCGAACACAAGTCTGAAAATTAAGGACTCAGAGTGTGATGAGACAGCAGAAGACGATGATGATGCAAAATTAGCTAGATTACTtcaacaagaagaagaatggaaaatgATGAAGAAACAGAGGGGTAGGCGTGGAACACCATCCCAGAAAAATGTCTACATAAAAATCAGTGAAGCTGAGATTGCCAATGACTATCCCCTTCCTGCATACTATAAGCCATTTAGCCaggaaatggatgaatacatattTGATAGTGATGACAGCATATTTTCTGATGATGTGCCAGTTAGGATACTCAATAACTGGACACTGTACAATGCAGATTCCAGGCTTATATCTTTGGAATTGATCCCTATGAAATCAGGGGCAGAAAATGATGTGGTTGTCTTTGGATCTGGTTTCATGAGAGATGATGATGGCAGTTGCTGTTCTACAGCTGAGTCTGTGAAATCTTCGTCTTCCTCCAGCAAAGCTGACCAACTGGATGCGGGAATCCCTATTTATCTGAGCCCAATCAAAGAATGGATTATAGAGTTTGGTGGCTCAATGATTTGTATAACCATTCGGACTGATGTGGCCTG GTACAAGCTACGCCAACCAACAAAACAATATGCTCCATGGTGTGAGCCTGTACTGAAAACAGCAAGGCTTGCTGTTAGCATCATTACCCTGTTGAAAGAGCAGAGTCGTGCCTCAAAGCTTTCTTTTGCAGATGTCATAAGAAAAGTAGCTGAATTTGACAAAGGAAACCCTGCATTTATATCTTCAAACATCACACTTGTTGAGAGATATATTGTGGTGCATGGACAGATAATACTCCAGCAGTTTGCAGATTTTCCAGATGAGACTATCCGTCGGAGTGCATTTGTCAGTGGTCTTTTATTGAAGATGGAACAGAGGAGGCATACAAAGTTAGTTATGAAGAAAAAAACTCAAGTGATGAGGGGAGAGAATCTGAATCCAAGTGCAGCAATGGGTCCAGCATCGAGGAAAAAAGCAATGCGTGCAACAACAACCAGGCTCATCAACAGAATCTGGAGTGATTACTATGCACATCATTTCCCTGAAGATTCCAAGGAGGGAGATGGAAATGAAATAAAAGAAATTGATGATGaacaagaagaaaatgaagatgaGGATGCTGAAGATGAAGGACAGATTGAAGAGAACATCTCAAAGACTCCTCCATCAACACGGTCCCGGAAGTTGCTATCACAAACTTGTAAGGAAATCAGATGGGAAGGTGAAACATCTGGGAAAACATTGTCTGGAGAAACTCTATATAAATGTGCTTATGTTAGGGAACTCAGAATACCTGTTGGTGGAACAGTAGCTCTAGAAGATGATTCAGGAGACACAGTCATGTGTTTTGTTGAGTACATGTTCCAGAAAGTTGATGGTTCAAAAATGGTTCATGGGAGGATTCTGCAAAAAGGTTCACAGACAATTCTTGACAATGCGGCAAATGAGAGGGAGGTTTTCTTAACTAATGACTGCTTAGAATTCAAATTAGATGACATCAAAGAATTGGTAATGGTTGATATCCAATCAAGGCCTTGGGGTCACAAGTACAGAAAAGAGAATTCTGAAGCTGATAAAGTTGAGCAGGTCAAAGCagaagagagaaagaaaaagggcCAGCCCATGGTATATTTCTGCAAAAGCTTGTACTGGCCTGAGAAGGGTGCCTTCTTTGCCCTCTCCCGAGATAAAATGGGTCTTGGTAGTGGTTTATGTAGTTCTTGTGATAATATAGAGCCAGATTCTGATGAATTAAAAATATTCTCGAAGACCAGCTTTGTCTACAGAAAGGTTACATATAATGTCAATGAGTTTTTATACATAAGCCCTGATTTTTTTGCTGAAGATGAGGATCGTGCAACCTTCAAGGCTGGCCGAAATGTGGGTCTAAAGCCCTATGCAGTTTGTCAAATATTATCCATCCCTGAAGGGGCTGGATCTAAAAAACTCAATCCAGCATCAGCAAATATCAGTGCTAGAAGATTTTACAGACCAGATGACATTTCatcagccaaagcctatgcttctgACATCAGAGAG GTCTACTATAGTGAGGATGTAATTGATGTGCCTGTGGATATGATAGAGGGAAAATGTGAGGTTAGAAAGAAGAACGATCTTGCAAGTTCAGACCTTCCAGTGATGTTTGAACATGTATTTTTCTGTGAACTTATATATGACCGTGCCAGTGGAGCTCTCAAGCAG TTGCCTCCAAATGTTAGGTTTATGTCTATGGTGCAAAGGACAAGTGCGTTGAAAAAGAACAAAGGAAAGCAGATCTGTGAGCCTGATCAAATAGATTCAGGTAAATGGTTGGATGTGCCTAAAGAGAACCGTCTAGCTACTCTTGACATTTTTGCTGGCTGTGGAGGTTTATCAGAAGGGCTGCAGCAAGCTG GTGTATCTTTTACAAAATGGGCGATTGAATACGAAGAGCCTGCTGGTGAAGCATTTAATAAAAATCATCCAGAGGCTGTGGTCTTTGTAGATAACTGCAATGTGATTCTAAA GGCGATTATGGATAAATGTGGGGATACTGATGATTGTGTTTCAACTTCTGAAGCTGCTGAACAAGCAGCAAAACTTCCAGAAGTGAACATTAATAATCTTCCAGTCCCTGGCGAAGTTGAATTCATAAATGGTGGTCCTCCGTGTCAG GGATTCTCTGGGATGAATAGATTCAACCAAAGCCCATGGAGTAAAGTTCAGTGTGAGATGATTCTAGCATTCCTCTCATTCGCTGAGTATTTCCGTCCCAGATTCTTTCTGTTAGAAAATGTTCGGAACTTTGTTTCCTTCAACAAAGGGCAGACCTTCCGTTTGGCAGTTGCATCTCTTCTGGAGATGGGATACCAG GTCCGGTTTGGAATTCTAGAAGCAGGGGCTTTTGGTGTTGCCCAGTCCAGGAAAAGGGCGTTTATTTGGGCTGCTGCACCTGGAGAGATGCTTCCTGATTGGCCAGAGCCGATGCATGTGTTTGCTAGCCCTGAGCTGAAGATAACACTGCCTGATGGCCAATACTATGCAGCTGCAAGAAGCACTGCTGGTGGAGCGCCTTTCCGAGCGATTACTGTTAGAGATACAGTTGGGGATCTGCCTAAAGTGGGAAATGGTGCCAGCAAACTCACGCTTGAG TATGGAGGTGAGCCTGTGTCTTGGTTCCAGAAGAAGATAAGAGGGAATATGATGGTACTGAATGATCACATATCTAAGGAGATGAATGAGCTGAACCTAATAAGGTGTCAACACATTCCGAAACGGCCGGGTTGTGATTGGCATGACCTACCGGACGAGAAG GTTAAGCTGTCAAATGGGCAGATGGCTGACCTGATACCTTGGTGCCTGCCCAACACAGCCAAGAGGCACAATCAGTGGAAAGGACTGTACGGGAGGCTGGACTGGGAAGGCAACTTCCCCACATCCGTCACTGATCCCCAGCCAATGGGCAAGGTCGGCATGTGCTTCCACCCTGATCAAGACAGGATCATCACAGTCCGGGAATGTGCTCGGTCACAG
- the LOC542082 gene encoding DNA methyl transferase 1 isoform X4, which produces MQSIVMQIHVCFLQQPQGTRRCRAKPQKKEEESTENNKLENGPLDATEEVHHGVEKGDGHVTRKRPRRAAACSDFKEKSIRLSEKKSVVMVKKNRMEEEEVDAVNLTKLGPEDPPPCRKLIDFILHDAEGNPQPFEMSEIDDFFITALIMPMDDDLEKERERGVRCEGFGRIEDWNISGYDEGTPVIWVSTDVADYECVKPSTNYKSYFDHFYEKAQVCVEVFKKLAKSVGGNPNQGLDELLASVVRSTNAMKGYSGTMSKDLVISIGEFVYNQLVGLDETSNNDDEKFATLPVLLSLRDQCRSRVELTKLPSNFSNTSLKIKDSECDETAEDDDDAKLARLLQQEEEWKMMKKQRGRRGTPSQKNVYIKISEAEIANDYPLPAYYKPFSQEMDEYIFDSDDSIFSDDVPVRILNNWTLYNADSRLISLELIPMKSGAENDVVVFGSGFMRDDDGSCCSTAESVKSSSSSSKADQLDAGIPIYLSPIKEWIIEFGGSMICITIRTDVAWYKLRQPTKQYAPWCEPVLKTARLAVSIITLLKEQSRASKLSFADVIRKVAEFDKGNPAFISSNITLVERYIVVHGQIILQQFADFPDETIRRSAFVSGLLLKMEQRRHTKLVMKKKTQVMRGENLNPSAAMGPASRKKAMRATTTRLINRIWSDYYAHHFPEDSKEGDGNEIKEIDDEQEENEDEDAEDEGQIEENISKTPPSTRSRKLLSQTCKEIRWEGETSGKTLSGETLYKCAYVRELRIPVGGTVALEDDSGDTVMCFVEYMFQKVDGSKMVHGRILQKGSQTILDNAANEREVFLTNDCLEFKLDDIKELVMVDIQSRPWGHKYRKENSEADKVEQVKAEERKKKGQPMVYFCKSLYWPEKGAFFALSRDKMGLGSGLCSSCDNIEPDSDELKIFSKTSFVYRKVTYNVNEFLYISPDFFAEDEDRATFKAGRNVGLKPYAVCQILSIPEGAGSKKLNPASANISARRFYRPDDISSAKAYASDIREVYYSEDVIDVPVDMIEGKCEVRKKNDLASSDLPVMFEHVFFCELIYDRASGALKQLPPNVRFMSMVQRTSALKKNKGKQICEPDQIDSGKWLDVPKENRLATLDIFAGCGGLSEGLQQAGVSFTKWAIEYEEPAGEAFNKNHPEAVVFVDNCNVILKAIMDKCGDTDDCVSTSEAAEQAAKLPEVNINNLPVPGEVEFINGGPPCQGFSGMNRFNQSPWSKVQCEMILAFLSFAEYFRPRFFLLENVRNFVSFNKGQTFRLAVASLLEMGYQVRFGILEAGAFGVAQSRKRAFIWAAAPGEMLPDWPEPMHVFASPELKITLPDGQYYAAARSTAGGAPFRAITVRDTVGDLPKVGNGASKLTLEYGGEPVSWFQKKIRGNMMVLNDHISKEMNELNLIRCQHIPKRPGCDWHDLPDEKVKLSNGQMADLIPWCLPNTAKRHNQWKGLYGRLDWEGNFPTSVTDPQPMGKVGMCFHPDQDRIITVRECARSQGFPDSYEFAGNIQNKHRQIGNAVPPPLAYALGRKLKEAVDKRQEASAGVPAP; this is translated from the exons ATGCAGAGTATTGTGATGCAAATACATGTATGTTTCTTGCAACAACCACAAG GAACAAGAAGATGCAGAGCAAAGCCACAAAAGAAGGAAGAGGAATCCACAGAAAACAACAAGCTGGAGAATGGACCTCTGGATGCAACAGAAGAGGTGCATCATGGAGTCGAAAAAGGTGATGGACATGTTACCCGCAAGAGACCAAGGAGAGCAGCGGCCTGTTCTGATTTCAAAGAGAAATCCATACGCTTATCCGAAAAAAAATCTGTTGTTATGGTCAAGAAGAATCGGATGGAGGAGGAAGAAGTAGATGCTGTCAATCTTACAAAACTTGGACCAGAAGATCCACCACCTTGCCGGAAGTTGATCGATTTTATCTTGCATGATGCAGAAGGGAACCCACAACCCTTTGAAATGTCAGAAATTGATGACTTCTTTATAACAGCTCTTATCATGCCCATGGATGATGATCTAGAAAAAGAGCGTGAAAGAGGAgtacgctgtgaaggatttgggcGAATTGAGGACTGGAATATTTCTGGTTATGATGAAGGTACTCCTGTAATCTGGGTGTCAACTGATGTTGCTGACTATGAATGTGTGAAACCATCAACCAATTACAAATCTTATTTTGACCACTTCTATGAGAAGGCTCAGGTGTGTGTTGAAGTTTTCAAAAAGCTTGCAAAATCAGTTGGTGGGAATCCTAACCAGGGCCTGGATGAATTGCTTGCTAGTGTTGTTCGGTCAACCAATGCCATGAAAGGATATAGTGGAACCATGAGCAAAGATTTGGTGATATCCATTGGAGAATTTGTATACAATCAACTTGTTGGTTTGGATGAGACATCAAACAATGATGATGAAAAGTTTGCTACCCTGCCAGTTCTTCTTTCTCTAAGAGACCAGTGCAGATCTAGGGTGGAACTGACCAAGTTGCCCTCTAACTTCTCGAACACAAGTCTGAAAATTAAGGACTCAGAGTGTGATGAGACAGCAGAAGACGATGATGATGCAAAATTAGCTAGATTACTtcaacaagaagaagaatggaaaatgATGAAGAAACAGAGGGGTAGGCGTGGAACACCATCCCAGAAAAATGTCTACATAAAAATCAGTGAAGCTGAGATTGCCAATGACTATCCCCTTCCTGCATACTATAAGCCATTTAGCCaggaaatggatgaatacatattTGATAGTGATGACAGCATATTTTCTGATGATGTGCCAGTTAGGATACTCAATAACTGGACACTGTACAATGCAGATTCCAGGCTTATATCTTTGGAATTGATCCCTATGAAATCAGGGGCAGAAAATGATGTGGTTGTCTTTGGATCTGGTTTCATGAGAGATGATGATGGCAGTTGCTGTTCTACAGCTGAGTCTGTGAAATCTTCGTCTTCCTCCAGCAAAGCTGACCAACTGGATGCGGGAATCCCTATTTATCTGAGCCCAATCAAAGAATGGATTATAGAGTTTGGTGGCTCAATGATTTGTATAACCATTCGGACTGATGTGGCCTG GTACAAGCTACGCCAACCAACAAAACAATATGCTCCATGGTGTGAGCCTGTACTGAAAACAGCAAGGCTTGCTGTTAGCATCATTACCCTGTTGAAAGAGCAGAGTCGTGCCTCAAAGCTTTCTTTTGCAGATGTCATAAGAAAAGTAGCTGAATTTGACAAAGGAAACCCTGCATTTATATCTTCAAACATCACACTTGTTGAGAGATATATTGTGGTGCATGGACAGATAATACTCCAGCAGTTTGCAGATTTTCCAGATGAGACTATCCGTCGGAGTGCATTTGTCAGTGGTCTTTTATTGAAGATGGAACAGAGGAGGCATACAAAGTTAGTTATGAAGAAAAAAACTCAAGTGATGAGGGGAGAGAATCTGAATCCAAGTGCAGCAATGGGTCCAGCATCGAGGAAAAAAGCAATGCGTGCAACAACAACCAGGCTCATCAACAGAATCTGGAGTGATTACTATGCACATCATTTCCCTGAAGATTCCAAGGAGGGAGATGGAAATGAAATAAAAGAAATTGATGATGaacaagaagaaaatgaagatgaGGATGCTGAAGATGAAGGACAGATTGAAGAGAACATCTCAAAGACTCCTCCATCAACACGGTCCCGGAAGTTGCTATCACAAACTTGTAAGGAAATCAGATGGGAAGGTGAAACATCTGGGAAAACATTGTCTGGAGAAACTCTATATAAATGTGCTTATGTTAGGGAACTCAGAATACCTGTTGGTGGAACAGTAGCTCTAGAAGATGATTCAGGAGACACAGTCATGTGTTTTGTTGAGTACATGTTCCAGAAAGTTGATGGTTCAAAAATGGTTCATGGGAGGATTCTGCAAAAAGGTTCACAGACAATTCTTGACAATGCGGCAAATGAGAGGGAGGTTTTCTTAACTAATGACTGCTTAGAATTCAAATTAGATGACATCAAAGAATTGGTAATGGTTGATATCCAATCAAGGCCTTGGGGTCACAAGTACAGAAAAGAGAATTCTGAAGCTGATAAAGTTGAGCAGGTCAAAGCagaagagagaaagaaaaagggcCAGCCCATGGTATATTTCTGCAAAAGCTTGTACTGGCCTGAGAAGGGTGCCTTCTTTGCCCTCTCCCGAGATAAAATGGGTCTTGGTAGTGGTTTATGTAGTTCTTGTGATAATATAGAGCCAGATTCTGATGAATTAAAAATATTCTCGAAGACCAGCTTTGTCTACAGAAAGGTTACATATAATGTCAATGAGTTTTTATACATAAGCCCTGATTTTTTTGCTGAAGATGAGGATCGTGCAACCTTCAAGGCTGGCCGAAATGTGGGTCTAAAGCCCTATGCAGTTTGTCAAATATTATCCATCCCTGAAGGGGCTGGATCTAAAAAACTCAATCCAGCATCAGCAAATATCAGTGCTAGAAGATTTTACAGACCAGATGACATTTCatcagccaaagcctatgcttctgACATCAGAGAG GTCTACTATAGTGAGGATGTAATTGATGTGCCTGTGGATATGATAGAGGGAAAATGTGAGGTTAGAAAGAAGAACGATCTTGCAAGTTCAGACCTTCCAGTGATGTTTGAACATGTATTTTTCTGTGAACTTATATATGACCGTGCCAGTGGAGCTCTCAAGCAG TTGCCTCCAAATGTTAGGTTTATGTCTATGGTGCAAAGGACAAGTGCGTTGAAAAAGAACAAAGGAAAGCAGATCTGTGAGCCTGATCAAATAGATTCAGGTAAATGGTTGGATGTGCCTAAAGAGAACCGTCTAGCTACTCTTGACATTTTTGCTGGCTGTGGAGGTTTATCAGAAGGGCTGCAGCAAGCTG GTGTATCTTTTACAAAATGGGCGATTGAATACGAAGAGCCTGCTGGTGAAGCATTTAATAAAAATCATCCAGAGGCTGTGGTCTTTGTAGATAACTGCAATGTGATTCTAAA GGCGATTATGGATAAATGTGGGGATACTGATGATTGTGTTTCAACTTCTGAAGCTGCTGAACAAGCAGCAAAACTTCCAGAAGTGAACATTAATAATCTTCCAGTCCCTGGCGAAGTTGAATTCATAAATGGTGGTCCTCCGTGTCAG GGATTCTCTGGGATGAATAGATTCAACCAAAGCCCATGGAGTAAAGTTCAGTGTGAGATGATTCTAGCATTCCTCTCATTCGCTGAGTATTTCCGTCCCAGATTCTTTCTGTTAGAAAATGTTCGGAACTTTGTTTCCTTCAACAAAGGGCAGACCTTCCGTTTGGCAGTTGCATCTCTTCTGGAGATGGGATACCAG GTCCGGTTTGGAATTCTAGAAGCAGGGGCTTTTGGTGTTGCCCAGTCCAGGAAAAGGGCGTTTATTTGGGCTGCTGCACCTGGAGAGATGCTTCCTGATTGGCCAGAGCCGATGCATGTGTTTGCTAGCCCTGAGCTGAAGATAACACTGCCTGATGGCCAATACTATGCAGCTGCAAGAAGCACTGCTGGTGGAGCGCCTTTCCGAGCGATTACTGTTAGAGATACAGTTGGGGATCTGCCTAAAGTGGGAAATGGTGCCAGCAAACTCACGCTTGAG TATGGAGGTGAGCCTGTGTCTTGGTTCCAGAAGAAGATAAGAGGGAATATGATGGTACTGAATGATCACATATCTAAGGAGATGAATGAGCTGAACCTAATAAGGTGTCAACACATTCCGAAACGGCCGGGTTGTGATTGGCATGACCTACCGGACGAGAAG GTTAAGCTGTCAAATGGGCAGATGGCTGACCTGATACCTTGGTGCCTGCCCAACACAGCCAAGAGGCACAATCAGTGGAAAGGACTGTACGGGAGGCTGGACTGGGAAGGCAACTTCCCCACATCCGTCACTGATCCCCAGCCAATGGGCAAGGTCGGCATGTGCTTCCACCCTGATCAAGACAGGATCATCACAGTCCGGGAATGTGCTCGGTCACAG